One region of Salvelinus namaycush isolate Seneca chromosome 3, SaNama_1.0, whole genome shotgun sequence genomic DNA includes:
- the LOC120040121 gene encoding eukaryotic translation initiation factor 3 subunit D isoform X2, with translation MAKFHAPEIQDNPSGWGPCAVPEKFKDMPYQPFSKGDRLGKVADWTGATYQDKRYTNKYSSQFGGGSQYAYFHEEDETSFQLVDTAKTQKTAYQRNRMRFAQRNLRRDKDRRNLTQFNMQTLPKSAKQKERDRMRLQKKFQKQFGVRQKWDQKSQLKPRDSSVEVRSDWEVKEEMDFPRLMKMRYMEVEDPTDIECCGALEYYDKAFDRVTTRNEKPLKSIKRIFHTVTTTDDPVIRKLAKTQGNVFATDAILATLMCCTRSVNSWDIIVQRVGNKLFFDKRDNSDFDLLTVSETANEPPQDEGNSFNSPRNLAMEATYINHNFSQQCLRMGGERHKFPNPNPFVEEDIDKSEVASVAYRYRRWKLGEDIDLIVRCEHDGVMTGANGEVSFINVKTLNEWDSRHCNGVDWRQKLDSQRGAVLATELKNNSYKLARWTCCAMLAGSEYLKLGYVSRYHAKDSARHVVLGTQQFQPTEFASQINLSMENAWGILRCVIDICRKLEEGKYLILKDPNKQVIRVYSLPDGTFSSDEDEEDDDDDEEEEEEEDEQEP, from the exons ATGGCGAAGTTCCATGCCCCTGAGATCCAGGACAATCCTTCTGGATGGGGTCCCTGTGCTGTCCCTGAGAAGTTTAAGGACATGCCCTACCAGCCCTTTAGCAAAGGAGACCGTCTGGGAAAG GTGGCTGATTGGACAGGAGCAACCTACCAGGACAAGAGATACACAA ACAAGTATTCATCTCAGTTTGGGGGTGGTAGTCAGTATGCCTACTTCCATGAGGAGGACGAGACGAGCTTCCAGCTGGTGGACACTGCCAAGACGCAGAAGACTGCCTACCAGAGGAACCGCATGAGGTTTGCTCAG AGGAATCTGCGCAGGGACAAGGACCGTAGGAACCTGACCCAGTTCAATATGCAGACCCTGCCAAAGAGTGCCAAGCAGAAGGAGAG GGATCGCATGCGCCTACAGAAAAagttccagaagcagtttggcgTCCGTCAAAAGTGGGACCAGAAATCCCAG TTGAAACCCCGGGACTCGTCGGTGGAGGTCCGGAGTGACTGGGAGGTGAAGGAGGAGATGGACTTCCCCAGGTTGATGAAGATGAGATACATGGAGGTGGAAGACCCCACTGACAT TGAGTGCTGTGGTGCGTTGGAGTACTACGACAAGGCCTTCGACCGCGTCACCACTCGCAACGAGAAGCCTCTCAAGAGCATCAAGAGGATCTTTCACACAGTCACCACCACCGACGACCCTGTCATCCGCAAG TTGGCTAAGACCCAGGGCAATGTGTTTGCCACCGATGCCATCCTGGCCACCCTGATGTGCTGCACGCGCTCAGTCAACTCCTGGGACATCATTGTGCAGAGAGTGGGCAACAAGCTCTTCTTTGACAAGAGAGACAACTCTGACTTTG ATCTGTTGACGGTGAGTGAGACTGCCAACGAGCCACCACAGGATGAGGGCAACTCCTTCAACTCGCCCCGTAACCTGGCCATGGAGGCTACCTACATCAACCATAACTTCAGCCAGCAGTGTCTGCGCATG GGCGGGGAGAGGCACAAgttccctaaccccaacccattTGTAGAGGAGGACATAGACAAGAGTGAGGTGGCCTCTGTTGCCTACAG GTACCGCCGCTGGAAGCTGGGGGAGGACATTGACCTGATTGTACGCTGTGAGCACGATGGAGTGATGACCGGGGCCAACGGAGAGGTGTCCTTCATCAACGTCAAGACCCTCAACGAGTGGGACTCCCGG CACTGTAATGGAGTGGACTGGCGTCAGAAGCTGGACTCTCAGAGAGGAGCTGTTCTGGCCACTGAGCTAAAAAACAACAGCTACAAACTGGCCCGCTGGACCTGCTGTGCCATGCTGGCTGGCTCAGAGTACCTCAAGCTAGG GTACGTGTCTCGTTATCACGCGAAGGACTCTGCACGCCACGTGGTCCTGGGCACCCAGCAGTTCCAGCCCACTGAGTTTGCCAGCCAGATCAACTTGAGCATGGAGAACGCCTGGGGCATCCTCCGCTGCGTCATCGACATCTGCCGCAAGCTGGAGGAGGGCAAGTACCTCATCCTCAAGGACCCCAACAAG CAAGTGATTCGCGTGTATAGCTTGCCTGACGGGACCTTCAGCTCAGATGAAGATGAGgaagacgatgatgatgatgaagaggaggaggaggaggaag ATGAACAAGAACCCTAA
- the LOC120040121 gene encoding eukaryotic translation initiation factor 3 subunit D isoform X1, whose product MAKFHAPEIQDNPSGWGPCAVPEKFKDMPYQPFSKGDRLGKVADWTGATYQDKRYTNKYSSQFGGGSQYAYFHEEDETSFQLVDTAKTQKTAYQRNRMRFAQRNLRRDKDRRNLTQFNMQTLPKSAKQKERDRMRLQKKFQKQFGVRQKWDQKSQAQLKPRDSSVEVRSDWEVKEEMDFPRLMKMRYMEVEDPTDIECCGALEYYDKAFDRVTTRNEKPLKSIKRIFHTVTTTDDPVIRKLAKTQGNVFATDAILATLMCCTRSVNSWDIIVQRVGNKLFFDKRDNSDFDLLTVSETANEPPQDEGNSFNSPRNLAMEATYINHNFSQQCLRMGGERHKFPNPNPFVEEDIDKSEVASVAYRYRRWKLGEDIDLIVRCEHDGVMTGANGEVSFINVKTLNEWDSRHCNGVDWRQKLDSQRGAVLATELKNNSYKLARWTCCAMLAGSEYLKLGYVSRYHAKDSARHVVLGTQQFQPTEFASQINLSMENAWGILRCVIDICRKLEEGKYLILKDPNKQVIRVYSLPDGTFSSDEDEEDDDDDEEEEEEEDEQEP is encoded by the exons ATGGCGAAGTTCCATGCCCCTGAGATCCAGGACAATCCTTCTGGATGGGGTCCCTGTGCTGTCCCTGAGAAGTTTAAGGACATGCCCTACCAGCCCTTTAGCAAAGGAGACCGTCTGGGAAAG GTGGCTGATTGGACAGGAGCAACCTACCAGGACAAGAGATACACAA ACAAGTATTCATCTCAGTTTGGGGGTGGTAGTCAGTATGCCTACTTCCATGAGGAGGACGAGACGAGCTTCCAGCTGGTGGACACTGCCAAGACGCAGAAGACTGCCTACCAGAGGAACCGCATGAGGTTTGCTCAG AGGAATCTGCGCAGGGACAAGGACCGTAGGAACCTGACCCAGTTCAATATGCAGACCCTGCCAAAGAGTGCCAAGCAGAAGGAGAG GGATCGCATGCGCCTACAGAAAAagttccagaagcagtttggcgTCCGTCAAAAGTGGGACCAGAAATCCCAG GCCCAGTTGAAACCCCGGGACTCGTCGGTGGAGGTCCGGAGTGACTGGGAGGTGAAGGAGGAGATGGACTTCCCCAGGTTGATGAAGATGAGATACATGGAGGTGGAAGACCCCACTGACAT TGAGTGCTGTGGTGCGTTGGAGTACTACGACAAGGCCTTCGACCGCGTCACCACTCGCAACGAGAAGCCTCTCAAGAGCATCAAGAGGATCTTTCACACAGTCACCACCACCGACGACCCTGTCATCCGCAAG TTGGCTAAGACCCAGGGCAATGTGTTTGCCACCGATGCCATCCTGGCCACCCTGATGTGCTGCACGCGCTCAGTCAACTCCTGGGACATCATTGTGCAGAGAGTGGGCAACAAGCTCTTCTTTGACAAGAGAGACAACTCTGACTTTG ATCTGTTGACGGTGAGTGAGACTGCCAACGAGCCACCACAGGATGAGGGCAACTCCTTCAACTCGCCCCGTAACCTGGCCATGGAGGCTACCTACATCAACCATAACTTCAGCCAGCAGTGTCTGCGCATG GGCGGGGAGAGGCACAAgttccctaaccccaacccattTGTAGAGGAGGACATAGACAAGAGTGAGGTGGCCTCTGTTGCCTACAG GTACCGCCGCTGGAAGCTGGGGGAGGACATTGACCTGATTGTACGCTGTGAGCACGATGGAGTGATGACCGGGGCCAACGGAGAGGTGTCCTTCATCAACGTCAAGACCCTCAACGAGTGGGACTCCCGG CACTGTAATGGAGTGGACTGGCGTCAGAAGCTGGACTCTCAGAGAGGAGCTGTTCTGGCCACTGAGCTAAAAAACAACAGCTACAAACTGGCCCGCTGGACCTGCTGTGCCATGCTGGCTGGCTCAGAGTACCTCAAGCTAGG GTACGTGTCTCGTTATCACGCGAAGGACTCTGCACGCCACGTGGTCCTGGGCACCCAGCAGTTCCAGCCCACTGAGTTTGCCAGCCAGATCAACTTGAGCATGGAGAACGCCTGGGGCATCCTCCGCTGCGTCATCGACATCTGCCGCAAGCTGGAGGAGGGCAAGTACCTCATCCTCAAGGACCCCAACAAG CAAGTGATTCGCGTGTATAGCTTGCCTGACGGGACCTTCAGCTCAGATGAAGATGAGgaagacgatgatgatgatgaagaggaggaggaggaggaag ATGAACAAGAACCCTAA
- the LOC120040102 gene encoding uncharacterized protein LOC120040102 produces the protein MSKHRESIMSRSALTRELLGQYISDTLSHIHRVREFCDRHSKWALQRETELEMMRDIKERADRIDLKFDHVRNSATKAKAFGEFVWSGLTQVTADSRREELEKELGAVLKDTLGGLEKLDYFLDAVECLAVTCLLVFEENRFLCLPQGTSPASVQAVIIAARLACPLLIYFKRDAKAFFIPSLLNVEVLACQLDRYIQISQQVCKRMEKGSYISQMLFWKKKNDIPVVNLGADVSEESIQKMLDHLNQLSDIRMDQNLRLTFLFQGAAQRFIGQFSQRRPRMEQFLTELEESAVQLDRMKLGAKISSVAGSSVGVVGGILSIVGIALSPVTGGVSLALTIAGASLGVTSGVNSITTGITEMKVNSIHEKKASEIFQSFMEDVESLQECLEDVARNMKPILEQSRVDVVLGAGKVIVTAGAIGKGFDSIMDCASALSVKAFANEDLIASAGKLVFQEGKAARNLPKLAGDIPDIGQVAKGTPLALSSSARAGFITFNALFIGLDVFFICKDSVSLAKGSKSERSQLIRARSALWRTELDSWQRIHDSLCRGIWKSRKCQRILEQPFYPLEQNLKEKKSMCMTQ, from the exons ATGTCCAAACACAGGGAGAGCATCATGTCACG ATCAGCATTAACAAGGGAGCTCTTGGGCCAGTACATCTCAGACACCCTCAGCCACATTCACAGAGTGAGGGAGTTCTGTGACAGGCATTCCAAATGGGCCCTTCAGAGGGAGACAGAACTGGAAATGATGAGGGACATCAAGGAGAGGGCAGACAGAATTGACCTTAAGTTCGACCATGTCCGTAACTCAGCGACCAAGGCCAAGGCGTTTGGGGAGTTCGTATGGAGCGGTCTGACCCAGGTGACTGCAGACAGTAGGCGTGAGGAGCTGGAGAAGGAGCTGGGAGCTGTACTAAAGGACACTCTGGGAGGCCTGGAGAAGCTGGATTACTTCCTGGATGCTGTGGAGTGTCTGGCGGTCACCTGTCTGTTGGTGTTTGAGGAGAACAGGTTCCTCTGTCTGCCTCAGGGGACGAGCCCTGCCAGTGTTCAGGCTGTCATCATTGCTGCCAGATTGGCCTGCCCTCTCCTCATCTATTTTAAGAGGGATGCTAAGGCCTTCTTTATTCCCAGCCTCCTCAATGTAGAGGTGCTGGCCTGCCAACTGGATAGATACATACAAATCAGCCAGCAGGTCTGTAAAAGGATGGAGAAGGG TAGCTACATCAGTCAAATGCTGTTTTGGAAAAAGAAGAATGACATCCCTGTGGTCAACCTTGGTGCTGATGTGAGTGAAGAGTCCATACAAAAGATGCTGGACCATTTGAATCAGCTGAGTGATATCAG GATGGACCAGAACCTCAGACTGACGTTCTTGTTCCAAGGGGCTGCTCAGCGCTTCATTGGTCAGTTCAGCCAGCGCCGGCCCAGGATGGAGCAGTTTCTGACCGAGTTGGAGGAGAGTGCTGTGCAGCTGGACAGGATGAAGCTGGGGGCTAAGATCTCCAGTGTGGCAGGCAGCTCAGTGGGGGTGGTTGGAGGGATCCTATCCATCGTGGGCATAGCTCTGTCCCCTGTCACTGGTGGAGTGTCACTGGCCCTCACAATTGCAGGGGCCAGCCTGGGGGTCACCAGTGGGGTCAACAGTATAACCACTGGTATCACAGAGATGAAGGTCAATAGCATCCATGAGAAGAAAGCCAGTGAAATATTCCAGAGTTTCATGGAGGATGTGGAGAGTCTCCAGGAGTGTCTTGAGGATGTGGCCAGGAATATGAAGCCCATCCTGGAGCAGAGCAGGGTGGATGTTGTGCTGGGAGCAGGGAAGGTGATTGTCACAGCCGGGGCCATCGGAAAAGGCTTCGACTCCATAATGGACTGTGCTTCAGCTCTGAGTGTGAAGGCCTTTGCTAATGAAGATCTGATCGCAAGCGCTGGTAAGCTGGTGTTCCAGGAAGGCAAAGCAGCACGAAACCTACCCAAGCTAGCAGGGGACATCCCGGACATTGGACAGGTGGCGAAAGGCACCCCACTAGCCCTCTCCAGCTCGGCGCGGGCTGGTTTCATCACCTTCAACGCCCTCTTCATTGGCCTGGATGTCTTCTTCATCTGTAAAGACAGCGTCAGCCTGGCCAAAGGCAGCAAGAGTGAGAGATCCCAGCTCATCCGTGCCAGATCAGCATTGTGGCGCACAGAGCTGGACTCCTGGCAAAGGATCCATGACTCGCTGTGTAGAGGAATTTGGAAGTCCAGGAAGTGCCAGAGAATCCTGGAGCAGCCATTTTACCCTCTGGAGCAGAATCTGAAAGAGAAAAAATCTATGTGTATGACACAGTAG